One stretch of Juglans microcarpa x Juglans regia isolate MS1-56 chromosome 3D, Jm3101_v1.0, whole genome shotgun sequence DNA includes these proteins:
- the LOC121254601 gene encoding protein SOB FIVE-LIKE 5-like isoform X1, protein MNVFDSECSSGCESGWTLYLEHSFLSPNVSSRDTGFLDRNNRFCDEYKDKRAKEEAKEEEEEEEEEEEDLSMVSDASSGPPHLFEDEGHVNDDSGCFYPASRAATLAKNVGKRQKIKQHRHREDHELNDFLDDTASSPVINFSWNNFSLDNNQPSMESVLGFSQGFSETRFERTPAFQDHFGFSKSTLPGNHLQNNHWLEGKRLGLR, encoded by the exons ATGAATGTGTTTGATTCAGAATGCAGCAGTGGGTGCGAGTCTGGTTGGACtttatacttggaacactcttttctttctccaaatgTTTCAAGTAGAGATACTGGGTTTCTAGATAGAAACAATCGTTTCTGTGAtgaatataaagataaaagagCTAAAGAAGAggctaaagaagaagaagaagaagaagaagaagaagaagaggaccTGTCTATGGTTTCTGATGCATCTTCAGGGCCTCCACATCTCTTTGAAGATGAAGGTCACGTCAATGATGATAGTGGGTGCTTTTACCCTGCGTCCAGAGCCGCCACATTGGCGAAGAATGTGGGGAAAAGgcagaaaataaaacaacacCGACACCGTGAAGATCACGAACTGAATGATTTTCTCGATGACACTGCTAGCTCTCCTGTTATCAATTTCTCCTGG AACAACTTCAGTCTTGACAATAATCAACCTTCAATGGAGAGTGTCTTGGGTTTTTCACAAGGTTTCTCAGAAACTCGTTTTGAG CGTACACCTGCATTCCAAGACCACTTTGGTTTTTCAAAGTCCACCCTGCCTGGAAACCATCTTCAGAACAACCA TTGGCTTGAAGGGAAGAGGTTAGGATTGAGATGA
- the LOC121254601 gene encoding protein SOB FIVE-LIKE 5-like isoform X2 — MNVFDSECSSGCESGWTLYLEHSFLSPNVSSRDTGFLDRNNRFCDEYKDKRAKEEAKEEEEEEEEEEEDLSMVSDASSGPPHLFEDEGHVNDDSGCFYPASRAATLAKNVGKRQKIKQHRHREDHELNDFLDDTASSPVINFSWNNFSLDNNQPSMESVLGFSQGFSETRFELA, encoded by the exons ATGAATGTGTTTGATTCAGAATGCAGCAGTGGGTGCGAGTCTGGTTGGACtttatacttggaacactcttttctttctccaaatgTTTCAAGTAGAGATACTGGGTTTCTAGATAGAAACAATCGTTTCTGTGAtgaatataaagataaaagagCTAAAGAAGAggctaaagaagaagaagaagaagaagaagaagaagaagaggaccTGTCTATGGTTTCTGATGCATCTTCAGGGCCTCCACATCTCTTTGAAGATGAAGGTCACGTCAATGATGATAGTGGGTGCTTTTACCCTGCGTCCAGAGCCGCCACATTGGCGAAGAATGTGGGGAAAAGgcagaaaataaaacaacacCGACACCGTGAAGATCACGAACTGAATGATTTTCTCGATGACACTGCTAGCTCTCCTGTTATCAATTTCTCCTGG AACAACTTCAGTCTTGACAATAATCAACCTTCAATGGAGAGTGTCTTGGGTTTTTCACAAGGTTTCTCAGAAACTCGTTTTGAG TTGGCTTGA